Below is a genomic region from Balneola sp. MJW-20.
AGCCAAAGAATTATCAATTACATCAGTGTCTCGTAATAGACACAACCAGAATTTGGTTTCACGGGCTTCTTTATATGCAATTGAAAATTTATGAACAAAGTCTGCTTTTGATTCTGCCCCGATAGCTTCCTCAGTATTGGCACCAATAGATGTACCGGATCTCAGAATTTGTCTGCCAAGATCATATTGCCTTTTCTCGATAATCAAATGAAGGTGAAGCTTCACAATTCTTATAGCAAACTGATAACTCTTTATTTGGATGATATTCTTATGAGACATTGTATAATTGCATACTTGTTTACCTGGTTAATTAAAAATGCCTTCCTCCCTGAGGCTCACGTACTTATATCCGGCTATGATCAGGTGGTCGTCGATGGGGATACCTAGGAGTTTACCGCATTCGATGAGACGTTTGGTGAGGTGTAAGTCAGCGGTGCTGGCTTTTGCATTACCGGAGGGGTGATTATGGGCTAATATGATGGAGGAGGCGTCGTTTAGAATGGCTTCGCGCATTACGGCTGCAGGCTCGACGATGGTGGACGTTTGCCCACCGGAACTGATTTTCTGGGTTCCGGTCAGGTGTTTGGTTGGAGTGAGGAAGGCGACCAGGAAGACCTCGTGATTCAGATGGCGGAGTTTAGGACCAAAGAAAGCAGCTGCTTCCTGAGGAGAGGTTATCTGTGGGTAATCACCCGGTGCAGCAACCTGAATACGTCGGGCGATCTCGAAGGATGCTTCGAGTGTGATGGCTTTTACGTCAGCGATCCCGGGAATAACACGGAGAGCTTTCCAGTTCTTACGGAACAGGTTATGCAGTCCGTCAAATTTATTTAGCAATACCCGGGCAGTGTCTACCACGTTCAGTTTTCGTGTTCCGGTTCGGAGGAGAATGGAAAGCAGTTCAGCGTCACTGAGTGATTCGGCCCCATAACGGACCAGTTTTTCCCTGGGCTGCTCGTCCGGCAGCATGTCTTTGACGGTCCTGTTCTGGAAGTGTTCAGCTGAAAACGACTCCTGATGATTCATGGCTCTCTCCTGTATGTTCGTAATTGATTGTTAGAGCCACGGATTGAGGAGTCCTTACGAAGAAATGCTATCTAATTTGGACCTCTAAGGTCTTAAAGACCTTGGAGATTGAGAAAAAATCTAATATTCAGAATACTGGACCTATTTAGACTGTATGTCTGAGTTCATCATATTGCTGCTGACCACGCTCAAAGATCAGGGCCAGTATATAGTTCAGCAATCCAATGCTGATCAGTCCGAAATCAGCAGAACCAACCTCAATGGCAACACTATTTTCCTGCAGGTAACTTTCGAATGGTGAGATCAGACTGAGGTGATAGAGCCATCGCATAGGACTCAGGGCCAGTATAGCTATAGCTATCTTTTTGATACGGTTCGTATTAGCATGTGTGAAGATCTCATTCTTTCGGATGTCCTTCAGTAAATTCCGGGTTTGATGTACCGTATAGAATATCAGCAGAGCCGCTATTGTGGCGATCAAGGCAACTGCAAAGAAAGACCAGAAATAATTATCGGCTACATATCCGGCCTGAGCTGATGCCATTGCTGAGTCAATATCCATAAAACTAACCGTGTTTTCCGGTGAAAAGAGTATCACATCCGTCGATATAGGAAAGTTCAGCGTGAAAGATGAGGCCAGTGCACTGTCTGAGAGTAAAGTAAACAAAAATAAGGCCGGAACGAGTATGATCCCGATCAGTGATGAAAGCCATGAGATAGTGACCAGTATATAACTGAACTGAAGGGCATTACTATCCTTAATATTGGTCATGATAAAACAAAATTAATGTTATTTATTAAGTTACTCTTCTCCGCTTCCCATCAGTGGCTCATTGAAAGCCCGGATACTGGAATTGGGTAATCCTTCCGGGAAGTTGTCCTTGACCATCTGCAGAGCTTCCATCACCAGCTCAAGGTGCATTTCTTTAGAATTCTGGTAAAAAGACTGTGCCGCTTCGGAGAGTTTAGGTTTTCCATGCAGGGGTTTATCACTCACACATAATAGAGTAGCATGTGGGATCCGATAGCGGAATCCATTGGTGGCAACGGTAGAAGATTCCATATCAATTGCAACACTGCGGCTCTGATGGATCTCCTCCACTGTCCGTGCTTTTGAGAATTCCCAGTTGCGGTTGGAAGTGGTATAGACGGTTCCGATCCGGTGATTGAGTTCGTGTTGATCGAGTACTTCCAACAGGTACCGGTTCAGTATATAATTCGGGATCACGGGAATGCCTATTGGGAAAAGATCATCCAGCACATGGTCGGCCCGATAATACCCATCAGCCAGTACAAAATCACCAATATCCTGGTGATTCCGAAGACCTCCGCAATGGCCAACCATCAGCATAGCATCCGGCCTGAGTACTCCTACATGGTCGGTGATCGTCTTAGCATTTGAAGGACCTACTCCAATGTTGATCAGTGTAACACCAGAATTATTTTCCATCTTATGATGATATGCCGGCATCTGTACGCCGCTTCGGGACGGTTTTACACAATCCGGGAATTTTTCCTTAAACACATCAACATGCATATCATAATTGGTAAACAGGATATACCGCTGGAAGTCGGCTGCACTGGTACCCGTATAATGACGTAAACGGTCAAGAGATATATCGATCCTTTCCGCCCGGAATAAAAAGAGTTTCTTCTGGGTAAGATCCCAGTCTTCCTCATCAATATTATCAAACAGATTGGGATCATTCAGGGGGATGATCTCACGTGAGGGCTTTATAATTACTTCGGCACCGTTCTGAACGAGTCGTTCCATTTCACGACTCAGATACCAACGGTAGGCAGAAGGCTGAGCCAGCTCTCCGTCGATGACCGGATTATGCTTAGACCAGCTTCTTTTCACGACCATTTTAGGATAATGACCTGAACTGTATATATTCTCCATGAGGTCACAGGCCCTAGCGATCGCCTGCTTAAGTTCCTCTTCTGAAGTGAAATCACTTTTATTCAATTCAATTAATTTACTATCCATGAAAGGGACCGATTCGTTTAACTTTAAAATTGAACCATGGCTTACTACCGATGAGAGACCCGAATATACAACGAATATTTTCGATCTGTTAAGCCGTGATATGAAGCTGGAGTCAGAAGATCACTCAGCGACATTCTCCATTCTCAGAGCTCCGGATTGGATCAATGTAGTACCCCTCACCGATAATGATGAGATCATTCTGGTAGAGCAGTACCGTTACGGGATCGAAATGCCTACCCTGGAATTGCCGGGCGGAATGGTTGATCCTGGAGAGGATCCTCTGGAAACCTCAAAACGGGAACTGCTCGAAGAAACAGGGTTTGCAGGTAGTGAATGGTTTGACCTGGGTAAGGTGAGTTCTAACCCTGCTGTGCTTACTAACTGGACTCATACTTTTTTGGTTAAAGGATGTACTAAAATACAGGAGCAGCAACTGGATGGTAATGAACGGATCATTGTTCATTGCATTCCATTGGAACGGTTTATTGATCAGATAAGGTCCGGAGAAGTTCATCATTCACTGGTGGTGGCCGGGATGATGAAGTATATCCTGAGTGAACATTATACGTTTTGATCAACAAAGAACATAAATATCACACGATAATTGAGTGGACCGGAAATAAAGGAGCCGGAACGTCTGGGTACCATGCTTACGGAAGAGATCATCAGGTATCGGTATATGGAAAAGAAACGATCCGCGCTTCTTCAGATCCGGCATATCTGGGAGATCCCACTCTCTATAATCCGGAAGAACTATTCGTGATATCGGTATCTTCCTGCCACATGCTCTGGTATCTGCATCTATGTTCTGACAGCAATATCATTGTTGAAAACTATCAGGATAAAGCGGTTGGTATACTCAAAGAGGATGGAGAGAGGGGCGGGAAATTCACATCCATTGTACTAAAACCTAAAATTCTTGTAAGGAATGGCTCGGATCTGGCTCTTGCAATGGAGCTGCATGATAAAGCTCATGAGAAATGCTTCATTGCCAACTCCTGTAAAGTAGTTATTACGATCGAAGCCGAGATCAGGGAAGCTGACTGAACGATTCCCGGAAAGAAATCAGTTAGATTAACCCAATAGAAATTCAAAATTACCATTGAAATGAAAGGAACCGGAGATAAGATCGATCTCAATTTTGATCTGAGTATTGTAACCGAAGGCGAAGAAAAAGAAGTCAACTTTGCTGACCTGGTCGACAAGCCAACCATAGTTTCAGTTTATATGAGGAATAATACCGGCGGTTGTGACCGTCAGACCCTTGCATTGGCCGAAGAATCAGAGTGGTTCAGCAATAAAGGCTACAATATTGTGGCAATCAGTAAAGACAGTTGCGGATCCCATAAGAACTATGCTAAAAAGCAGGGAATTAATTATGTGCTGGCTTCAGATCCGGAATATAAATTCTCAAAAGCCACTGATTCTATTGTAGAAAAGAAGATGTACGGTAAGACCTATGAGGGTCCAAGTCGTTCTGCCTTTGTTCTTGATACAGATGGTACTATTTTGGGGGTCATCGAAAAAATCAATACCAAAGATCACGCCGGCGAGTTAAAAGAGCTGGTTGAAAGTCTGAATTAAATAGTTTTCCATGAAAAGCCTCGTAATTGTTGAGTCACCCACAAAGACCAAAACCATAAAGAAGTTCCTTCCGGACGGCTATGTGGTTGAGTCATCTATGGGACATATACGTGATCTTCCGTCATCAGCCAAGGAGATACCGGCGAAGTATAAAAAAGAAAGCTGGTCGAACCTGGGCATCAATGTGGATGATCGTTACGATGCTCTTTATGTAATACCCTCCTCTAAAAAGAAAGTCGTTAAGCGTTTGAAAGATCAGCTTAAAGATGCCGATGAGCTCATTCTTGCAACGGATGAGGACCGCGAGGGTGAAGCTATATCCTGGCATTTACTGGAGGTACTTAAACCCAAAGTTCCTGTGAAACGAATGGTATTTCGTGAGATCACCAAAGAGGCCGTTCAGGAAGCACTAAAGAATACCAGAGATATTGATATGAATCTGGTATTTGCACAGGAAACCAGAAGGATCCTTGACCGACTGGCCGGTTATACCGTATCTCCTTTGTTATGGAAGAAAATATCTCCTGGGTTGTCAGCGGGGCGTGTGCAGTCGGTAGCGGTTGAATTCCTGGTCGAGCGTGAGCGGGAAAGAATGAAGTTCAAGAGTGGTACTTACTATGATCTGCAGGCTCAGCTTCATAAAAAAGGAGATAAGGATCAGTTTAAAGCAGATCTGACCTACCTGAATGGTAAGCGTCTTGCCTCAGGTAAAGATTTTGATGAGAATACCGGTAAGCTGAAGAAACCGGATTCTGTAGTACTGCTGGATGAAGCACAATCCAAGGTTCTGGTCGATGATCTCCAGGAAGCCAGCTGGTCCGTAACAAAAGTTGATATAAATGTTCAGAAGCGTAATCCTTCGCCTCCGTTCATCACTTCCACCCTTCAGCAAGAAGCCAACCGTAAGTTCGGTTTCTCTGCCAGAGACACCATGAGTGTTGCTCAGAAGCTGTATGAGAAAGGTTTTATTACCTATATGAGAACGGACTCAACAAGACTGTCTTCACAGGCTATCAATGCAGCCCGTGAGGCAGTTTCAGATCAATATGGAGATGATTATCTGTTCGAAAGAGTCCGGAATTATACCAAAAAAGGAAAGACAGCACAGGAAGCACATGAGGCTATTCGCCCATCAGGATCCCGTTTTGTACATCCGAGCAAATCAGGATTGAGGGACCGGGAGCTAAAGCTGTATGATCTGATCTGGAAACGGACCATCTCAACTCAGATGGCAGAGGCTCAGCTTGAGTTCACTAATGTGACAATTCAGGCTACACACAACGGGACAGAAGCGGATTTCAGAGCTAACGGCAAAAAGATCTTGTTTCCGGGGTTCTTCAGAGCGTATGTTGAAGGATCTGATGATCCCGAGGCAGCACTTGAAGATCAGGAGATCTATCTGCCTCCGATGAACGAAGGGGATGCAGCTGACCTGGATGATTTGAAATTCAATAGTCACGAGACCAAACCTCCAGCCCGATTTACAGAAGCGACTCTGGTTAAGGAACTGGAAAAAAGAGGCGTTGGCAGACCGAGTACCTATGCATCCATTATCAGTACCATTCAGGACAGAGGCTATGCCAAGAGTGAAGGAAAAACCCTGATACCTACCTTCACAGCATTTGCGGTCACGAATCTATTAGAGCAGCATTTTCCCGATCTGGTAGACAGTGACTTCACCTCAGCTCTTGAGGATAAACTTGACGGAGTTGCCAGCGGAACAGAAGACCCGGTGAAATATCTCGATGATTATTATAAAGGAGATTCCGGTCTGAAAGCGAAAGTGGACACTCAGGAAGAAAAGATCGATTCACAAAAAGCCAAATTACTTGACCTGCCGTTAGATGGCTTGGAAGGCATTAATGTTGCAGTAGGTCGTTATGGCCCGTATATAAGCAAGCAGAAAGAGGATGATGAAAGTGTAAATGCATCCGTACCTGAAAAATATAATCCCAGCGACCTGACTCCTGAATTGATTCAGGAGCTGATCAAAACAGAAGAAGAAGGGGATAAACCGATAGGTAAAGATCCGGAATCCGGGAAAGATATCTTTTTACTGACCGGTCGTTACGGTCCTTATGTCCAGCTGGGCGAGGTCACTGAAGAAAATAAAAAACCGAAAAGGGTATCTCTGCTCAAAGGAATGGATCCATCTGACGTGGATGAAGAGCTTGCTTTGAAATTGCTGGAGCTCCCGAGAACACTCGGAGATCACCCGGATGACGGGAAGGTTGTTAAAGCTGGAGTAGGCCGCTACGGCCCTTTTGTAGTGCATGACGGAAAATTCAAGTCGATCCCTAAAGCAGAAAGTGTGCTGGATATTGAGCTGGACCGGGCGGTAGAGTTGCTTAAGCAAAAGAGCGGCAAGTCAAGAGGAAGTTCTGAGATCAAAGATCTCGGAAAGCATCCGGACACAGATAAACCGATCAAGGTGCTGAGTGGCCGGTATGGACCATATATCAAGCATGGCAAAAAGAATATCAGCTTACCTAAGGGTACCGTACCAGAAGATTTTACGCTTAAAGAAGCGGTAGATCTTATCGCCGCGAAAGGCTGATAAATTTATTGACAGCTCGCTTTCGGCAAAGTATTTTTTTTATTATACCTTGTGTTAAACAAGTTCATGAGTAATTATGATGCAAAAGCGCAGCGAATTCCATTTCCGCTATCCGCCTAATATCCACGAACTGGATCTGGCGACCATGGTCAGTATGTATCGCTCTAGGGGTGAACCCAGAAAGGCTTCACCCGGACAGTATTTTGCCTGTTCAATTACCCAGGAACTCATGAAAGAAGCAAAGTGGTGGTTCGGAGTTTACTATTCTCAAAGCACCTGGGATAATATGCTTACAAAAGGAAGCGAAGGATACCCGCTTACGGATATAGAACTCAATGTACTGGGATCGGTTTATATAACTGAAGATGAACCACCGCACCGTGAGTATGTGGAAAAGAATTCCGGAGTGACTGATAAGCTTGCCTACCTGATCGTTAACGACCTTAGATCTTTTGGTTTTCTGGACGAAGACGATAGCGGGTTTATCCGGATTACACCACGAGGGGAAAAAGCATTAAATGGGATCGCGAGACGTATATACGAAAAAAGATTCCTTCCGGAAATGCTCCGCTCCTATACTCCTGAGGATGAGCCCAAGATAGAGCAGGCCCAGAAATCGGATGATTCACAGAAAAGTCTTTTTTAACCACTTTTCCAAAGTCCCCACTTTTCTAAAGTAGAGGCAATTTCACTCAAACAAGGCTCTGATCACTCTCTAACCTTGATATTTGGCAGCGTATTGTGACTTTTCTAAAGTGGGAACTTTGGAAAAGTGGATCCAATATCAGCTTACTTAAAAGAGATCTCCGCTCCTCTGCCTTCTTGCTCATGAGCCCTTATTGATTATATTATCAAACGGACAAATTAAATAAGGGATACAGCAATGCATTACATAACAAGGGTTATAAGCGGTTTAGTAATTTCAGTTTTTCTTTCTGCATCAGGCCTGGCTCAAGGGACTCAATTACTTCGAGAACCGACGATATCGAAAAACAGCATCGTATTTGTACATGCTAATGATCTTTGGAAGGTCAATAGAAGCGGAGGCTCTGCGACCCGCCTCACCAGTAATATCGGAGGTGAGAATAATCCTCATTTCTCACCGGACGGTACCATGATCGCTTTTTCTGGTCAGTATGATGGTAATACGGACGTTTATGTAGTCCCGGCAAATGGGGGTGAACCAAAGAGATTAACGTGGCACCCGGGATCGGATGTGGTTACCGGATGGACTCCTGACGGGAAAGTTTTATTCAGATCTTCCCGAACCGGACACCCAACAAGAACCAACCGGATCTGGAAAGTAGCAACAGATGGTGGAATGCCTGAAGTATTGATTGTCCCAAGGGCTGCTCAGGGTGAGATGTCAGATGACGGGAAATACCTTGCCTATAACCCGATCACCTTTTGGGATCCTGAATGGAGAAATTACCGGGGTGGCCAGGCACAACCGATCTGGATCGTGGATCTCGAAAGTTATGAACTGGTGCAGACCCCGCGTACCGATAATGAAAGACATACTGACCCCGTATGGTATAAAGGGAAGGTTTTCTACTTGTCAGAAAGAGATTACGCCAATAATATCTGGTCTTTTGATATGGCTAGCGGTGAGGAAAAACAATGGACTTTTCATGCTGACTTCGATGTAAAAAGCCTGGATGCAGGCGGTGATATGATCGTATATGAACAGGGCGGATATCTGCACCACCTGAACCCGGCAACAGGAGAAACCAAGAGGATCACGGTCAATGTTACGGGTGATATGAGTTGGGGGCGACCGCGATGGGAGGATGCCAGTGCTTTCAGTTTATCGAATGCTGAGATATCACCTACCGGCAAAAGAGCAGTATTTGAGTTCCGGGGGGAGATCATCACAGTACCAAAGGAAGAGGGCCCGTGGAGGAACCTGACAAATAGTTCTGGGAATGCAGACCGATATCCGGTATGGTCACCGGATGGTTCAAAGATCGCCTGGTTTTCTGACCGCTCCGGTGAATATACCCTTATGATCAGGGATCAGTATGGCCTAGAAGAGCCGAAGATGATCGAACTACCTAATCCTACTTTTTATTTTGAGCCTGACTGGTCACCGGATGGAAAATATTTAGCA
It encodes:
- a CDS encoding AMP nucleosidase produces the protein MDSKLIELNKSDFTSEEELKQAIARACDLMENIYSSGHYPKMVVKRSWSKHNPVIDGELAQPSAYRWYLSREMERLVQNGAEVIIKPSREIIPLNDPNLFDNIDEEDWDLTQKKLFLFRAERIDISLDRLRHYTGTSAADFQRYILFTNYDMHVDVFKEKFPDCVKPSRSGVQMPAYHHKMENNSGVTLINIGVGPSNAKTITDHVGVLRPDAMLMVGHCGGLRNHQDIGDFVLADGYYRADHVLDDLFPIGIPVIPNYILNRYLLEVLDQHELNHRIGTVYTTSNRNWEFSKARTVEEIHQSRSVAIDMESSTVATNGFRYRIPHATLLCVSDKPLHGKPKLSEAAQSFYQNSKEMHLELVMEALQMVKDNFPEGLPNSSIRAFNEPLMGSGEE
- a CDS encoding OsmC family protein, producing MINKEHKYHTIIEWTGNKGAGTSGYHAYGRDHQVSVYGKETIRASSDPAYLGDPTLYNPEELFVISVSSCHMLWYLHLCSDSNIIVENYQDKAVGILKEDGERGGKFTSIVLKPKILVRNGSDLALAMELHDKAHEKCFIANSCKVVITIEAEIREAD
- a CDS encoding four helix bundle protein, with amino-acid sequence MSHKNIIQIKSYQFAIRIVKLHLHLIIEKRQYDLGRQILRSGTSIGANTEEAIGAESKADFVHKFSIAYKEARETKFWLCLLRDTDVIDNSLAESMISDCEEIIRIIGKIKQTSWENSSRN
- a CDS encoding NUDIX hydrolase, which gives rise to MKGTDSFNFKIEPWLTTDERPEYTTNIFDLLSRDMKLESEDHSATFSILRAPDWINVVPLTDNDEIILVEQYRYGIEMPTLELPGGMVDPGEDPLETSKRELLEETGFAGSEWFDLGKVSSNPAVLTNWTHTFLVKGCTKIQEQQLDGNERIIVHCIPLERFIDQIRSGEVHHSLVVAGMMKYILSEHYTF
- the topA gene encoding type I DNA topoisomerase, whose translation is MKSLVIVESPTKTKTIKKFLPDGYVVESSMGHIRDLPSSAKEIPAKYKKESWSNLGINVDDRYDALYVIPSSKKKVVKRLKDQLKDADELILATDEDREGEAISWHLLEVLKPKVPVKRMVFREITKEAVQEALKNTRDIDMNLVFAQETRRILDRLAGYTVSPLLWKKISPGLSAGRVQSVAVEFLVERERERMKFKSGTYYDLQAQLHKKGDKDQFKADLTYLNGKRLASGKDFDENTGKLKKPDSVVLLDEAQSKVLVDDLQEASWSVTKVDINVQKRNPSPPFITSTLQQEANRKFGFSARDTMSVAQKLYEKGFITYMRTDSTRLSSQAINAAREAVSDQYGDDYLFERVRNYTKKGKTAQEAHEAIRPSGSRFVHPSKSGLRDRELKLYDLIWKRTISTQMAEAQLEFTNVTIQATHNGTEADFRANGKKILFPGFFRAYVEGSDDPEAALEDQEIYLPPMNEGDAADLDDLKFNSHETKPPARFTEATLVKELEKRGVGRPSTYASIISTIQDRGYAKSEGKTLIPTFTAFAVTNLLEQHFPDLVDSDFTSALEDKLDGVASGTEDPVKYLDDYYKGDSGLKAKVDTQEEKIDSQKAKLLDLPLDGLEGINVAVGRYGPYISKQKEDDESVNASVPEKYNPSDLTPELIQELIKTEEEGDKPIGKDPESGKDIFLLTGRYGPYVQLGEVTEENKKPKRVSLLKGMDPSDVDEELALKLLELPRTLGDHPDDGKVVKAGVGRYGPFVVHDGKFKSIPKAESVLDIELDRAVELLKQKSGKSRGSSEIKDLGKHPDTDKPIKVLSGRYGPYIKHGKKNISLPKGTVPEDFTLKEAVDLIAAKG
- a CDS encoding peroxiredoxin, producing the protein MKGTGDKIDLNFDLSIVTEGEEKEVNFADLVDKPTIVSVYMRNNTGGCDRQTLALAEESEWFSNKGYNIVAISKDSCGSHKNYAKKQGINYVLASDPEYKFSKATDSIVEKKMYGKTYEGPSRSAFVLDTDGTILGVIEKINTKDHAGELKELVESLN
- the radC gene encoding DNA repair protein RadC yields the protein MNHQESFSAEHFQNRTVKDMLPDEQPREKLVRYGAESLSDAELLSILLRTGTRKLNVVDTARVLLNKFDGLHNLFRKNWKALRVIPGIADVKAITLEASFEIARRIQVAAPGDYPQITSPQEAAAFFGPKLRHLNHEVFLVAFLTPTKHLTGTQKISSGGQTSTIVEPAAVMREAILNDASSIILAHNHPSGNAKASTADLHLTKRLIECGKLLGIPIDDHLIIAGYKYVSLREEGIFN
- a CDS encoding DUF2975 domain-containing protein, with product MTNIKDSNALQFSYILVTISWLSSLIGIILVPALFLFTLLSDSALASSFTLNFPISTDVILFSPENTVSFMDIDSAMASAQAGYVADNYFWSFFAVALIATIAALLIFYTVHQTRNLLKDIRKNEIFTHANTNRIKKIAIAILALSPMRWLYHLSLISPFESYLQENSVAIEVGSADFGLISIGLLNYILALIFERGQQQYDELRHTV